The Nocardioides houyundeii genome includes the window GCCACCAAGCGCCGACCGACCGCGCTTCGACGCACCCACACCAGGCCGAGGGCGACGAGCAGGTATATGACGGCCGCGTAGAGGAGGAAGGCCGCTGGTGAGGAGAGGTCGATGCCGAGCACCGAGATCGGCGGAAGGCTCCGCATCTCGGCGAAGAGCTCGGGCTGGACCAGAATCAGTCCGGTAGCGATCAGCGCGAGTGCGATCGAGCTCAATGCCAGGTACAGCTCCCGCAGTCGTAGGGCTGGCAGCGCGAAGATCACGCCGAAGGCCGCCGTGCCGAGCGCGGCCGGGATGAGCGCCCAGGCCGCTCCCCCTGCGTAGTAGGTGATCGCAGCGCCGACTCCACCCAGCGCGTACGGCGCGAGCAGGGGGATGCCGGCCCAACCCATCAAAGGGACCAGGCCGAGCAAGATGACGCCGACCGACAAGGCGGTGACCAGCCTGGACTGGAGAGTGGTGCTCGCCACGAATCCCGCCAGCGTCGCTGACCCGAGCAGCACCAGCGACCACACGAGCACACTGCGGTTGGACGGCAGGCTCTCCATGGCGTAGGTGCGTGCTGCGCCGGCCATCTTCACAGCTGGCTGGGGCAGGAACAGCAGCACCACGAACAGCGCCAGCCCCGGGATGGCATTGGGGACGAGGTTCCACCGCCCCCGAACTCCAGGAAGGTCGCGGAGAAGGTGACCAGCAGGCCGAGCAGCAGCGCGCCCAGGTACGTCATCGAGAGACTCCGGAGCCGACCGAAGACTGCCGCAGCGAACGCGTTAACGATGAGCAGGGACAGGGTCTCCGCCCCCATGTTGCCAACCTCGGGTGCGATGAGGATTCCGGCCAGCGCCGCGCTTACGGACCCGATGATCCACGCGGTGGCCGAGACTCGGCTCGGCCGCACGCCGTACAGGGCCGCGACGTCCTCGTTGTCGACGACAGCGCGCATCGAGATGCCCAGACGTGTTCGACGGAGCAACAGCTGGACCGCGACGGCCAGGACCACAGCCGTCGAGATCGTGATCACGCGGTGCCAGGTCAGAGTGACACCGGCGATCTCGATGCCCCCAGGACCACCCAGTCCCTGAATCGGGTACGGGTTGTTGGGGTTCCAGATCAACGTCGCAATGCCCAGCAGTGCGATGAGCACGCCGACCGAGCCCACCAGCTGCGCCACCAGCGGAGCGTGCTTGAGGTGTCGCATCACGTACCGCTCCAGCAGGTAGCCGAAGAGCGGCGCGAAGCCGCCGACGACCAGGACCAGCGCGAGCGGGACGGGGACTCCCAGGTTCACACTGACCTCCCAGTACACGAAGGCGCACACCATGCCCATCGCGCCCTGGGCGAAGTTGAAGATTCCCGTGGCGCTATGCACCACGACCAGACCTGTCGCGCTGATCGCGTAGACGCCCGCCACCGGGAGAGCGAACACGAGCAGCTGCGTCACTGACTCGCCCGTCACAGGCCTTCCGGACCAGGTGGCGCGAGCGATCAGACCGAAGACGGCGACCAGGACAAGTGCGAGGGCGGCATGGCGCCACGGGATCTTCCTCATGCGTGATCAGCCCTTGAAGTCGGCAACAGGGTCGACGGTCACCGTTTCGGTGCCGGAGCAGTGGAACGTGCCGGCAGCCTCAGGGAAGACCCGCTGCCACGTGCCGTCCTCCTGGACCTCTACTGCGACGACGCACTTGGGGGGCATTGCCGCGTCATTGGGGTTGAACGGCGCGACCATCCCATCGTTGTCGAACTCCGTGATCCCCTTCATCGCCGTGAGGATCGCTTCACGGGTGACCGCGTTGGGTCCCTCCGACGCGACTATCTCCTCCACCGCCTTCTGGAAGAGACGAGCGGCGACCCAGGTCGGCTGCGAGAAGGTGTTGTGCGTCTTCACGCGGTCCACGAACGTCTGGAGCTCCTCGTTCTCCGAAGCCTCCTCGTAGGGCAGGCTGGTGAGCATCGCGACCACGCCGGTCGCGGCCGGTCCCGCGGCCTTCGGGAACGCCGGGTCGTAGCAGGTCGTCTGGCACACCCACCGAACGTCCTCCAGCCCCTGCGCTGCGGCCTCCTTCAGCGCCACGATGAAGCTCGGGAAGGTGGCCGAGGTGATGCCGAAGGTCGAGCCGGCCTCCTTCATGTCCTGGATGAGCGGGGTGTAGTGGCTCTGGGTGTCCGTGCCCTTGGAACCGATCTCGCCGTCCGAGGTGAAGCCCTGGACGGTCTGCAGCGTGCGCCAGGCCGGGATGACGGAGCCGATGGTGACCGGTGAGGTGTTGGCGACCATGTACCCGCCGCTTGCTCCCTCGCCCACGATCTCCTCCAGCGCCTCACCGAGTGCGAGCCCCTGGACGATGTCGCGCTTGCCCTGCTTCGGGGGGCACG containing:
- a CDS encoding branched-chain amino acid ABC transporter permease, with amino-acid sequence MRKIPWRHAALALVLVAVFGLIARATWSGRPVTGESVTQLLVFALPVAGVYAISATGLVVVHSATGIFNFAQGAMGMVCAFVYWEVSVNLGVPVPLALVLVVGGFAPLFGYLLERYVMRHLKHAPLVAQLVGSVGVLIALLGIATLIWNPNNPYPIQGLGGPGGIEIAGVTLTWHRVITISTAVVLAVAVQLLLRRTRLGISMRAVVDNEDVAALYGVRPSRVSATAWIIGSVSAALAGILIAPEVGNMGAETLSLLIVNAFAAAVFGRLRSLSMTYLGALLLGLLVTFSATFLEFGGGGTSSPMPSRGWRCSWCCCSCPSQL
- a CDS encoding ABC transporter substrate-binding protein — translated: MAAVFATALLLAGCGGAERTTADGGLGDGEAGGKEPTSSSACEGVSLEATEIGVTEDTITVTIGADTGSQAIPGMANGSLEAIEAWADLVNEEGGLACRQIEVRTYDTKIDPTESRSAMLDACQNSVAMVGSFMLAVADATAVADCVDKNGAKTGLPDIPAAILNPLHGCNETTFRSGPGSGDACPPKQGKRDIVQGLALGEALEEIVGEGASGGYMVANTSPVTIGSVIPAWRTLQTVQGFTSDGEIGSKGTDTQSHYTPLIQDMKEAGSTFGITSATFPSFIVALKEAAAQGLEDVRWVCQTTCYDPAFPKAAGPAATGVVAMLTSLPYEEASENEELQTFVDRVKTHNTFSQPTWVAARLFQKAVEEIVASEGPNAVTREAILTAMKGITEFDNDGMVAPFNPNDAAMPPKCVVAVEVQEDGTWQRVFPEAAGTFHCSGTETVTVDPVADFKG